In Egicoccus sp. AB-alg2, the following are encoded in one genomic region:
- a CDS encoding type I restriction endonuclease subunit R, whose protein sequence is MSVHNEGQFQRDIAAEMVANSGWQQRPAAEVDRATRLLVDDLVGYLEATQPAAVEKFASVAGAGWQQQLADIVANDLDKEPGRALGLLRGGKKVRGGVRFSFCQFKPANDLNFDLVAAYQANRLTVVLEAPVRKPDGTWGEVDLALYVNGIPVADAELKNSLTGQSVKQAVRQYRHDRDPGDTLLGFRSVVHFAVDTDAVMMATRLTGPTTRFLPFNRGSSPDGAGGAGNYNPGDGSHKTSYLWRQVWQRDNWLDLLHRFVHVTPADPADPGAVTQMIFPRFHQWDAVRKLEAHARTHGTGQSYLVVHSAGSGKSNTIGWLAHRLTGLTDPAGTARVFDKVIVITDRRVLDAQLSATVAQFEHASAAGKVVSVDSSRELADALSRPSTRIVVSTLQKFPFAAQLEAIRDAGGGRYAVLIDEAHSSQSGESAKQLKEVLRPADLGAGEQVALAAEEWAVYDDADPVAEAVAASAKARGRPDNVSLFAFTATPKGKTLELFGTRHPDGKLRPFHLYSMRQAIEEGFILDTLRNYTTYATFWKVTTDSGAEVEKSKASSAVTKYAVLHPAMIAEKSQVIVEHYRQHVRHRIGGQAKAMVVTRSRLAAVRYKQALDRYIAEQGYDLGVVVAFSGKVQDPDAPEVEHTEASMNGFGESQTVRRFDGDDMHLMVVAEKYQTGFDQPKLHTMYVDKKLDGVAAVQTLGRLNRSRDGKDDTFVLDFVNDRDGIAAAFEPFYDGPVGVPTDDQTLYEVWQRLEDHHVLDEADLATFAQAWFTSTPDDRSAHPLLHAALAPAEARFEALDEERQETFRTALAQFTRMYAFLAQVLPYADEEFEKAYPYAKMLLKRIGARAGTALDLSDELELTHLKLAERGTEDIHLEGGEHDQTAFTGTGQGSLTDEELALLSEVVDAINDRFGAEVTDDDKIFYQAVGERMSANPELQQQAAVNDEATFQYAFNDAFMEAVIDAMEHNTDLGKRLLDDPAYASIVKTWMLRYVHRRAAERHDTPELDLEAP, encoded by the coding sequence ATGTCGGTACACAACGAGGGGCAGTTCCAGCGCGACATCGCCGCGGAGATGGTCGCCAACTCCGGCTGGCAGCAGCGGCCGGCGGCCGAGGTCGACCGAGCGACGCGGCTGCTGGTCGACGACCTGGTCGGCTACCTCGAGGCGACGCAGCCGGCGGCGGTGGAGAAGTTCGCGTCGGTCGCCGGCGCTGGGTGGCAGCAGCAGCTGGCGGACATCGTCGCCAACGACCTCGACAAGGAACCCGGTCGGGCACTCGGCCTGCTGCGTGGCGGGAAGAAGGTCCGAGGTGGGGTGCGGTTCTCGTTCTGCCAGTTCAAGCCCGCCAACGATCTCAACTTCGATCTGGTCGCCGCCTACCAGGCGAACCGGCTGACGGTCGTGTTGGAGGCGCCGGTCCGTAAGCCCGACGGCACCTGGGGTGAGGTAGACCTCGCGCTGTACGTCAACGGGATCCCGGTCGCGGACGCGGAGCTGAAGAACTCGCTGACCGGCCAGTCGGTGAAGCAAGCAGTCCGCCAGTACCGCCACGACCGCGACCCGGGCGACACGCTGCTCGGGTTCCGCTCAGTGGTGCACTTCGCGGTCGACACCGACGCGGTGATGATGGCCACCCGCCTGACGGGTCCGACGACCAGGTTCCTGCCGTTCAACCGCGGCTCATCACCTGACGGTGCCGGCGGGGCCGGGAACTACAACCCGGGGGATGGGTCGCACAAGACCTCGTACCTGTGGCGGCAGGTGTGGCAGCGGGACAACTGGCTGGATCTGCTGCACCGGTTCGTGCACGTCACTCCCGCCGACCCGGCCGACCCGGGCGCGGTGACGCAGATGATCTTCCCCCGGTTCCACCAGTGGGACGCGGTCCGCAAGCTCGAAGCGCACGCCCGCACCCACGGCACCGGCCAGTCCTACCTCGTCGTCCACTCGGCAGGGTCGGGCAAGTCCAACACCATCGGCTGGCTCGCCCACCGGCTGACCGGGCTGACCGACCCGGCAGGGACGGCCCGGGTGTTCGACAAGGTGATCGTCATCACCGACCGCCGCGTGCTCGATGCGCAGCTGTCGGCCACGGTCGCGCAGTTCGAACACGCCTCGGCGGCCGGCAAGGTCGTGTCGGTCGACTCATCGCGCGAACTCGCGGACGCGTTGTCGCGGCCCTCGACCCGCATCGTGGTCTCGACGTTGCAGAAGTTCCCGTTCGCAGCGCAGCTGGAAGCGATCCGAGACGCTGGCGGCGGCCGGTACGCGGTGCTGATCGACGAGGCCCACTCGTCACAGTCGGGGGAGTCGGCCAAGCAGCTCAAGGAGGTCCTGCGTCCGGCGGACCTCGGCGCTGGCGAGCAGGTCGCGCTCGCGGCTGAGGAATGGGCGGTCTACGACGACGCCGACCCCGTCGCCGAGGCGGTCGCGGCGTCGGCAAAGGCGCGAGGGCGGCCGGACAACGTGTCGCTGTTCGCGTTCACGGCGACCCCGAAGGGCAAGACGCTGGAGCTGTTCGGCACCCGACACCCAGATGGCAAGCTCCGCCCGTTCCACCTGTACTCGATGCGCCAGGCCATCGAGGAGGGGTTCATTCTCGACACCCTGCGCAACTACACCACCTACGCCACGTTCTGGAAGGTCACCACCGATTCCGGCGCCGAGGTCGAGAAGTCAAAGGCCTCATCGGCGGTCACCAAGTACGCGGTGCTGCACCCGGCGATGATCGCTGAGAAGTCCCAGGTCATCGTCGAGCATTACCGGCAGCACGTCCGCCACCGCATCGGCGGGCAGGCCAAGGCGATGGTGGTCACGCGCAGCCGGCTCGCCGCGGTCCGCTACAAGCAGGCGCTCGACCGCTACATCGCCGAGCAGGGCTATGACCTTGGCGTGGTCGTGGCGTTCTCCGGCAAGGTCCAGGACCCCGATGCACCGGAGGTCGAGCACACCGAAGCGTCCATGAACGGCTTCGGCGAGTCCCAGACCGTCCGACGGTTCGACGGCGATGACATGCACCTGATGGTCGTGGCGGAGAAATACCAGACCGGGTTCGACCAGCCGAAGCTGCACACGATGTACGTCGACAAGAAGCTCGACGGCGTCGCCGCTGTGCAGACCCTGGGCCGGCTCAACCGGTCCCGCGATGGCAAGGACGACACCTTCGTGCTCGACTTCGTCAACGACCGCGACGGCATCGCCGCCGCGTTCGAGCCGTTCTACGACGGCCCCGTTGGCGTTCCCACGGACGACCAGACCCTCTACGAGGTGTGGCAGCGGCTCGAGGACCACCACGTCCTCGACGAGGCCGACCTCGCCACCTTCGCGCAGGCTTGGTTCACCTCCACGCCCGACGACCGCAGCGCCCACCCGCTCCTGCACGCGGCGCTCGCACCGGCCGAAGCACGGTTCGAGGCGCTCGACGAGGAGCGGCAGGAGACCTTCCGGACCGCGCTGGCGCAGTTCACCCGCATGTACGCCTTCCTCGCCCAGGTGCTGCCCTACGCCGACGAGGAGTTCGAGAAGGCCTACCCCTACGCCAAGATGCTGCTCAAGCGCATCGGCGCACGCGCCGGTACCGCGCTGGACCTCTCCGACGAGCTCGAGCTCACCCACCTCAAGCTCGCCGAACGCGGCACCGAGGACATCCACCTCGAAGGCGGCGAGCACGACCAGACCGCGTTCACCGGCACCGGGCAAGGCAGCCTGACCGACGAGGAACTCGCCCTGCTGTCGGAGGTCGTCGACGCGATCAACGACCGGTTCGGCGCCGAGGTCACTGACGACGACAAGATCTTCTACCAAGCCGTCGGTGAGCGGATGTCGGCCAACCCCGAGCTCCAGCAGCAGGCCGCCGTCAACGACGAGGCGACCTTCCAGTACGCGTTCAACGACGCGTTCATGGAAGCCGTCATCGACGCCATGGAACACAACACCGACCTCGGCAAGCGCCTCCTCGACGACCCCGCCTACGCCAGCATTGTCAAGACCTGGATGCTGCGCTACGTCCACCGCCGCGCTGCCGAACGTCACGACACGCCAGAGCTCGACCTGGAAGCCCCGTGA
- a CDS encoding N-6 DNA methylase encodes MAAYTHGEAVGLIWSIADLLRGTYKAHDYGDVILPLVVLRRLDQALLDTKPAVLERDAKLADRGIENREPVLRSVSGRSYYNTSPLTFDRLLDDEDNVPANLRAYIEAFSPNARDVIEKFGFDTQIDKLHGANLLYPILARFVDVDLHPDRVSNLDMGYLFEELIRRFAEQSNETAGEHFTPREVIALCVELLAAADWDRLSQPGAIVTMLDCCAGTGGMASVFEEHLRARNSRARLIPHLQEINDESYAICKADLLIKGQDADNVAFGNSLTEDAFPNRSVMYALTNPPFGVDWKGYAGPIEREHAELGHDGRFGPGLPAKGDGQLLFLLHLLSKLKPYDHATGTGGGRLAIIMNGSPLFSGAPGGGESEVRRYLIENDLLETIVALPDQLFYNTGISTYIWVITNRKAPERAGHVQLIDARQQFRRMRKSLGAKRNELADEHIERIVDLYHGLDADGEQAKLVPNHRFGFRRVTIERPLRARYEGGAAAVDRLRTSPDWNAAQVRKSDADRAEDILAGIEQVVADLPTDELTTAEAVTRVKETDGYTALLKKAKDAIAAALTVPDPDAEPLVDAKGHPQPDPDLRGQETVPLPDTYQPNDDTTDVLTDGVEDHLKTEVLPHAPDAWVDHTKTKLGYEIPFTRIFYRYQPPRPLAEIDADIKQVEAEILQLLAEVTE; translated from the coding sequence GTGGCGGCGTACACCCATGGGGAAGCGGTCGGGTTGATCTGGTCGATCGCGGACCTGCTTCGGGGCACCTACAAGGCCCATGACTACGGCGACGTCATCCTGCCGCTGGTCGTGCTCCGACGTCTCGACCAGGCCCTGCTCGACACCAAGCCGGCGGTCTTGGAGCGCGATGCGAAGCTGGCCGACCGTGGCATCGAGAACCGCGAACCGGTGCTCCGATCAGTCTCCGGCCGGTCGTACTACAACACCTCGCCGCTGACCTTCGACCGGCTGCTCGACGACGAGGACAACGTCCCGGCCAACTTGCGCGCCTACATCGAGGCGTTCTCACCCAACGCCCGCGACGTGATCGAGAAGTTCGGGTTCGACACCCAGATCGACAAGCTGCACGGTGCCAACCTGCTCTACCCGATTCTCGCGCGCTTCGTCGACGTCGACCTCCACCCCGACCGCGTCTCCAACCTCGACATGGGCTACCTGTTCGAGGAGCTCATCCGCCGGTTCGCAGAGCAGTCCAACGAGACCGCAGGTGAACACTTCACCCCGCGCGAGGTCATCGCCCTGTGCGTCGAGCTCCTCGCGGCGGCCGACTGGGACCGGCTCTCGCAGCCGGGTGCGATCGTCACCATGCTGGACTGCTGCGCTGGCACCGGCGGGATGGCGTCAGTGTTCGAAGAGCACCTGCGCGCGCGCAACAGCCGGGCCCGGCTGATCCCGCACCTGCAGGAGATCAACGACGAGTCGTACGCCATCTGCAAGGCGGACCTGCTCATCAAGGGGCAGGACGCCGACAACGTCGCGTTCGGCAACAGTCTCACCGAGGACGCCTTCCCGAACCGAAGCGTGATGTACGCCCTGACGAACCCACCTTTCGGGGTCGACTGGAAGGGCTACGCAGGGCCGATCGAGCGAGAACACGCCGAACTCGGCCACGACGGCCGGTTCGGCCCGGGTCTGCCCGCGAAGGGCGACGGGCAGCTGCTGTTCCTGCTGCACCTCCTGTCCAAGCTCAAGCCCTACGACCACGCCACCGGGACCGGCGGGGGTCGGCTTGCCATCATCATGAATGGCTCGCCCCTGTTCTCCGGCGCCCCCGGCGGCGGTGAGTCGGAGGTTCGCCGCTACCTGATAGAGAACGACCTGCTCGAGACCATCGTCGCGCTGCCCGACCAGCTGTTCTACAACACCGGCATCTCGACCTACATCTGGGTCATCACCAACCGCAAGGCACCCGAACGCGCGGGGCATGTCCAGCTCATCGACGCCCGCCAGCAGTTCCGCAGGATGCGCAAGAGCCTCGGCGCCAAGCGCAACGAACTCGCCGACGAGCACATCGAGCGCATCGTCGACCTCTACCACGGCCTCGACGCCGACGGTGAGCAGGCCAAGCTCGTCCCCAACCACCGCTTCGGGTTCCGCCGCGTCACCATCGAACGACCTCTACGGGCCCGCTACGAGGGCGGCGCCGCAGCCGTCGATCGGCTCCGCACCTCACCCGACTGGAACGCGGCCCAGGTCCGCAAGTCCGATGCCGACCGCGCCGAGGACATCCTGGCCGGCATCGAGCAGGTCGTCGCTGACCTGCCGACTGACGAGCTGACCACGGCAGAGGCCGTTACCCGCGTCAAGGAGACCGACGGCTACACGGCGCTGTTGAAGAAGGCCAAGGACGCCATCGCTGCCGCGCTCACCGTCCCCGACCCCGACGCCGAACCACTCGTTGACGCCAAGGGCCATCCGCAGCCCGATCCTGACCTGCGCGGACAGGAGACCGTCCCGCTGCCCGACACCTATCAGCCCAACGACGACACCACCGACGTGCTCACCGACGGTGTCGAAGACCACCTCAAGACCGAGGTCCTCCCACACGCCCCCGACGCCTGGGTCGACCACACCAAGACCAAGCTCGGCTACGAGATCCCCTTCACCCGCATCTTCTACCGCTACCAACCGCCTCGCCCCCTCGCCGAAATCGACGCAGACATCAAGCAGGTCGAAGCCGAGATCCTCCAGCTCCTCGCCGAGGTCACGGAGTGA
- a CDS encoding M23 family metallopeptidase has product MPSHGTDLFATTYAIDFIAVKDRRTASTKDWRTLLTTEPAARFFAFGQPIVAPASGRVVAAHDGETDHAARRSPPSRVSYALTQAARARAGAAALAGNHVIVELEQQRSHVVLAHLRAGSLRVDVGARVVAGQQLAACGNSGNSTQPHVHIQVMDAADPFTARGLPIAFENYRVWRRRSRTPVLVDRGIPEEFEVVEPL; this is encoded by the coding sequence GTGCCCAGCCACGGTACCGATCTGTTCGCCACGACCTACGCCATCGACTTCATCGCCGTGAAGGATCGGCGCACGGCGTCCACCAAGGACTGGCGCACGCTGTTGACCACGGAGCCGGCGGCACGGTTCTTCGCCTTCGGTCAGCCGATCGTCGCACCGGCGAGTGGCCGGGTCGTCGCCGCACACGATGGCGAAACCGATCACGCCGCTCGCCGCTCGCCGCCCTCGCGGGTCTCCTACGCCCTGACACAGGCGGCGCGGGCACGCGCGGGTGCTGCTGCGCTCGCGGGCAACCACGTGATCGTCGAACTGGAGCAGCAGCGCAGCCACGTCGTGCTCGCCCACCTGCGCGCCGGTTCCCTGCGGGTCGACGTCGGCGCCAGGGTCGTCGCCGGCCAGCAGTTGGCCGCCTGTGGCAACTCGGGGAACTCGACGCAGCCGCACGTCCACATCCAGGTCATGGATGCTGCGGATCCGTTCACCGCACGCGGTCTGCCGATTGCCTTCGAGAACTATCGGGTGTGGCGCCGGCGGAGTAGGACCCCGGTGCTGGTCGATCGCGGCATCCCCGAGGAGTTCGAAGTCGTCGAGCCGCTGTAG
- a CDS encoding SIR2 family protein, translated as MPLTVSRGAVREIVPLINAGLGIADALADASHALRVLYVRVVGTALLAVDNAVAPRDFDPAHPYVGADRMAIREMGIALWELFEREGLAIYTLNYDSLLMEALLDSRDGRVVYDGFPYGELAYPLAPWPNQLPLYPLHGTLGAYQTPDGSVRKTRMEDVRARRMLEGWRDGDFGPGLPAVVLGDAKRHSIRQEPFASYYEALSVDLERASSVVVGGYGFGDVPLNTRLARYLAADNQRLLQDWRPTATQAVDDVVAALRGALPAGSTLDEAQVLPVDVGLPSAEAVRALVGP; from the coding sequence GTGCCCTTGACCGTCTCTCGCGGGGCGGTTCGCGAGATCGTTCCGCTGATCAACGCGGGCCTGGGTATCGCAGACGCTCTGGCCGACGCTTCCCATGCCCTGCGAGTTCTCTACGTCCGCGTCGTCGGGACAGCGCTGCTGGCCGTGGACAACGCGGTTGCCCCGCGGGACTTCGACCCAGCCCATCCTTACGTAGGTGCCGACCGGATGGCTATCCGAGAGATGGGCATCGCCCTCTGGGAGCTGTTCGAACGAGAAGGTTTGGCCATCTACACCTTGAACTACGACTCCCTGTTGATGGAAGCGCTCCTCGATAGCCGCGATGGCAGAGTGGTCTACGACGGGTTTCCGTACGGGGAACTCGCTTACCCGCTCGCACCTTGGCCGAACCAGCTGCCGCTCTACCCGCTGCACGGAACGTTGGGCGCCTACCAGACACCTGACGGCAGTGTGCGCAAGACGCGGATGGAAGACGTGAGAGCCCGAAGGATGCTCGAAGGTTGGCGTGACGGCGACTTCGGTCCTGGTCTGCCCGCCGTGGTCCTCGGGGACGCGAAGCGCCACAGCATTCGACAGGAGCCGTTCGCTTCCTACTACGAGGCACTGAGCGTGGACCTCGAGCGTGCATCGAGCGTGGTCGTCGGTGGATACGGGTTCGGGGACGTGCCGCTGAACACACGGCTTGCGCGATACCTGGCCGCGGACAACCAGCGACTCCTACAGGACTGGCGACCGACGGCTACTCAAGCGGTAGACGATGTAGTCGCAGCTCTTCGCGGCGCCCTGCCGGCAGGAAGCACCCTCGACGAGGCCCAAGTCCTTCCGGTGGACGTCGGTCTACCCAGCGCGGAGGCTGTCCGGGCGCTTGTTGGTCCGTAG